The Arachis ipaensis cultivar K30076 chromosome B07, Araip1.1, whole genome shotgun sequence genome includes a window with the following:
- the LOC107606940 gene encoding uncharacterized protein LOC107606940 translates to MRGPVIMGATPFHHSILKVRLPKHFDKPTDMRYDRTQDPQEHLTAFEARMNLEGVGDEVRCRAFPVTLAGPAIRWFNSLPQGSVARFSDISHAFLAQFTTRIAKAKHPINFLGVMQRSGEPTKKYLDRFNNECLEIDRLTDSVASLCLTNGLLNEDFRKHLTMKPMETIQEIQSVVREYINDEEVSQIVAANKQQPSYNQTRQHKNGERQKEHARDGGPSKTPRPFPRVGKFTNSPLSPSPS, encoded by the coding sequence ATGCGGGGACCGGTGATAATGGGCGCAACCCCATTTCATCATTCCATCCTCAAAGTCCGGCTGCCAAagcactttgacaagccaacggacatgaggtacgacagAACCCAAGACCCACAGGAGCACCTTACGGCCTTTGAGGCTAGGATGAACCTGgagggagtgggagacgaggtGAGGTGCCGCGCTTTTCCAGTCACCCTcgcgggacctgcaatacggtggtttaacaGCCTCCCACAGGGCTCGGTGGCCAGGTTTTCGGATATAAGCCACGCCTTCTTAGCCCAATTTACTACCAGAATCGCAAAGGCAAAGCACCCGATCAATTTTCTCGGAGTGATGCAGAGGTCCGGCGAACCGACCAAGAAATATCTAGACCGGTTCAACAATGAGTGCTTGGAGATCGACAGGCTGACTGATTCGGTTGCTAGCCTATGCCTGACGAATGGACTTCTAAACGAAgacttcagaaagcacctcacCATGAAGCCGATGGAGACAATTCAGGAGATCCAAAGTGTAGTCAGGGAATACATTAATGATGAAGAAGTCAGCCAGATCGTGGCTGCCAACAAACAGCAGCCCTCCTACAATCAAACCCGGCAGCACAAAAATGgagaaagacaaaaggaacacgcCAGAGACGGCGGTCCGAGCAAAACACCCAGGCCGTTTCCTCGAGTCGGGAAGTTCACCAATTCACCCCTCTCACCGTCCCCATCATAG